In Pseudophryne corroboree isolate aPseCor3 chromosome 2, aPseCor3.hap2, whole genome shotgun sequence, the sequence ctgtatataacacattacagcatcccctctccctgtatataacacattacagcatcccctctccctgtatataacacattacaccatgtcttctccctgtatataatacattacagcatcccctctccctgtatatagcacattacagcatcccctctccctgtatatagcacattacagcatctcatctccctgtatataacacattacaccatcccctctccctgtatataacacattacagcatcccctctccctgtatataacacattacagcatcccctctccctgtatataacacattacaccatctcctctccctgtatataacacattacagcatcccctctccctgtatatagcacattacagcatccgctctccctgtatataacacattacagcatcccctctccctgtatataacacattacagcatcctctctccctgtatataacacattacaccatcccctctccctgtatataacacattacagcatccgctctccctgtatataacacattacaccatgccctctccctgtatataacacattacagcatctcctctccctgtatataacacattacagcatctccactccctgtatataacacattacagcatctccactccctgtatataacacattacaccATGCCCTCTCCCTGTATATAGCACATTACAGCATCTCCTCTCCCTGTACATAACACATTACAGCATCCGCTCTCCCTTTACataacacattacagcatcccctctccctgtatataacacattacaccatcccctctccctgtatataacacattacagcatcccctctccctgtatataacacattacaccatcccctctccctgtatataacacattacaccATCTCCtctctctgtatataacacattacagcatcccctctccctgtatataacacattacaccATCTCCtctctctgtatataacacattacaccatgccctctccctgtatataacacattacagcatctactctccttgtatataacacattacagcatctcctatccctgtacataacacattacagcatccgctctccctgtatataacacattacagcatccgctctccctgtatataacacattacaccatcccctctccctgtatataacacattacagcatctcctctccctgtacataacacattacagcatccgctctccctgtacataacacattacagcatcccctctccctgtatataacacattacaccatcccctctccctgtatataacacattacagcatctcctctccctgtatataacacattacagcatctcctctccctgtatataacacattacagcatcccctctccctgtacataacacattacagcatccgctctccctgtacataacacattacagcatgccctctccctgtatataacacattacagcatctcctctccctgtacataacacattacagcatcccctctccctgtatataacacattacagcatcccctctccctgtatataacacattacagcatcccctctccctgtatataacacattacaccatcccctctccctgtatataacacattacaccATCTCCtctctctgtatataacacattacagcatcccctctccctgtatataacacattacaccATCTCCtctctctgtatataacacattacaccatgccctctccctgtatataacacattacagcatctactctccttgtatataacacattacagcatctcctatccctgtacataacacattacagcatccgctctccctgtatataacacattacagcatccgctctccctgtatataacacattacagcatcccctctccctgtatataacacattacagcatcccctctccctgtatataacacattacagcatcccctctccctgtatataacacattacagcatccgctctccctgtatataacacattacaccATGCCCTCTccctgtataacacattacagcatctcctctccctgtatataacacattacagcatctcctctccctgtatataacacattacagcatcccctctccctgtacataacacattacagcatccgctctccctgtacataacacattacagcatgccctctccctgtacataacacattacagcatctcctctccctgtacataacacattacagcatcccctctccctgtatataacacattacagcatccGCTCTCCCTgtatttaacacattacagcatcccctctccctgtatataacacattacaccATCTCCtctctctgtatataacacattacagcatcccctctccctgtatataacacattacaccatctcctctccctgtatataacacattacagcatctactctccttgtatataacacattacagcatctCCTATCCCTGTACATAACACATTACAGCATCTCCTATCCCTGTACATAACACTACAGCATCCgctctccctgtatataacacattacagcatccgctctccctgtatataacacattacagcatccgctctccctgtatataacacattacagcatccgctctccctgtatataacacattacagcatccgctctccctgtatataacacattacagcatccgctctccctgtatataacacattacagcatcccctctccctgtttataacacattacagcatcccctctccatgtatataacacattacagcatctcctctccctgtatataacacattacagcattccctgtatataacacattacagcatcccctctccctgtatataacacattacagcatccgctctccctgtatataacacattacagcatcccctctccctgtatataacacattacagcatcccctctccctgtatataacacattacagcatcccctctccctgtatataacacattacagcatctcctctccctgtatataacacattacagcatcccctctccctgtatatagCACATTACAGCATGCCCTCTCCCtgtatatagcacattacagtaatACACAGTTACCTCCGGCGTCTCTGGCTACAGTCTGGATGGAAGCCCCTCAGTGTGTAGTATGTGACGTCTGCAGAAGACCAGAAAACTACAGTCCAGACGTCACGCCGAGATCCCGCGTCCTCCCCCTGACCTCACACTGGACCCCTAACAGACTGTGTGGGAACCTAACGGCCGGGAAGCACCATGACATGAATCCCAGATGGCACGCGGAACGTCTGTGGGAAATGCTAGAACATGTAATAATATATTGTGGTCTAATCCCAGACTGTTACCTGATATACACCGCAGACTGATGCCGTACTGTAACCTGATATACACAGCAGACTGATGCCGGACTGTTACCTGATATACACCGCAGACTGATGCCGGACTGTAACCTGATATACACCACAGACTGATGCCGGACTGTAACCTGATATACACCGCAGACTGATGCCGGACTGTAACCTGATATACACCGCAGACTGATGCCGGACTGTAACCTGATATACACCGCAGACTGATGCCGGACTGTAACCTGATATACACCGCAGACTGATGCCGGACTGTAACCTGATATACACCGCAGACTGATGCCGGACTGTTACCTGATATACACCGCAGACTGATGCCGGACTGTAACCTGATATACACCACAGACTGATGCCGGACTGTAACCTGATACACACCGCAGACTGATGCCGGACTGTAACCTGATATACACCGCAGACTGATTCCGGACTGTAACCTGATATACACCGCAGACTGATGCCGGACTGTTACCTGATATACACCGCAGACTGATGCCGGACTGTAACCTGATATACACCACAGACTGATGCCGGACTGTAACCCGATATACACAGCAGACTGATGCCGGACTGTGACCTGACATACACCACAGACTGATGCCGGACTGTAACCTGATATACACCGCAGACTGATGCCGGACTGTAACCTGATATACACCACAGACTGATGCCGGACTGTAACCTGATATACACCACAGACTGATGCCGGACTGTAACCTGATATACACCGCAGACTGATGCCGGACTGTAACAGGATATACACCGCAGACTGATGCCGGACTGTTACCTGATATACACCGCAGACTGATGCCGGACTGTAACCTGATATACACCACAGACTGATGCCGGACTGTAACCCGATATACACAGCAGACTGATGCCGGACTGTGACCTGACATACACCACAGACTGATGCCGGACTGTAACCTGATATACACCGCAGACTGATGCCGGACTGTAACCTGATATACACCACAGACTGATGCCGGACTGTAACCTGATATACACCACAGACTGATGCCGGACTGTAACCTGATATACACCGCAGACTGATGCCGGACTATAACCTGATATACACCGCAGACTGATGCCGGACTGTAACAGGATATACACCGCAGACTGATGCCGGACTGTAACCCGATATACACCACAGACTGATGCCGGACTGTAACCTGATATACACCACAGACTGATGCCGGACTGTAACCTGATATACGCCGCAGACTGATGCCGGACTGTAACATGATATACACCACAGACTGATGCCGGACTATAACCTGATATACACCGCAGACTGATGCCGGACTATAACCTGATATACACCGCAGACTGATGCCGGACTGTAGCAGGATATACACCGCAGACTGATGCCGGACTGTAACCTGATATACACCGCAGACTGATGCCGGACTGTTACCTGATACACACCGCAGACTGATGCCGGACTGTAACCTGATATACACTGCAGACTGATGCTGGACTGTTACCTGATATACACCGCCGACTGATGCCGGACTGTAACCGGATATACACCACAGACTGATGCTGGACTGTTACCTGATATACACCGCAGACTGATGCCGGACTGTAACCTGATATACACCGCAGACTGATCCCGGACAGTAACCTGACATACACCGCAGACTGATGCTGGACTGTAACCTGATATACACTGCAGACTGATGCTGGACTGTAACCTGATATACACCGCAGACTGATGCCGGACTGTAACCTGATATACACTGCAGACTGATGCTGGACTGTTACCTGATATACACCGCCGACTGATGCCGGACTGTAACCAGATATACACCACAGACTGATGCTGGACTGTTACCTGATATACACCGCAGACTGATGCCGGACTGTAACCTGATATACACCGCAGACTGATCCCGGACTGTAACCTGACATACACCGCAGACTGATGCTGGACTGTAACCTGATATACACTGCAGACTGATGCTGGACTGTAACCTGATATACACCGCAAACTGATGCCGGACTGTAACCTGAATACACCGCAGACTGATGCCGGACTGTAACCTGATATACACCGCAGACTGATGCCGGACTGTAACCTGATATACACTGCAGACTGATGCCGGACTGTAACCTGATATACACTGCAGACTGATGCCGGACTGTAACCTGATATACACCACAGACTGATGCCGGACTGTAACCTGATATACACCGCAGACTGATCCCGGACTGTAACCTGACATACACCGCAGACTGATGCTGGACTGTAACCTGATATACACCGCAGACTGATCCCGGACTGTAACCTGACATACACCGCAGACTGATGCTGGACTGTAACCTGATATACACCGCAGACTGATGCCGGACTGTAACCTGATATACACCGCAGACTGATGCCGGACTGTAACCTGATATACACCGCAGACTGATGCCGGACTGTAACCTGATATACACCACAGACTGATGCCGGACTATAACCTGATATACACCGCAGACTGATGCCGGACTGTAACAGGATATACACCGCAGACTGATGCCGGACTGTAACCCGATATACACCACAGACTGATGCCGGACTGTAACCTGATATACACCACAGACTGATGCCGGACTGTAACCTGATATACGCCGCAGACTGATGCCGGACTGTAACATGATATACACCACAGACTGATGCCGGACTATAACCTGATATACACCGCAGACTGATGCCGGACTGACTATAACCTGATATACACCGCAGACTGATGCCGGACTGTAGCAGGATATACACCGCAGACTGATGCCGGACTGTTACCTGATACACACCGCAGACTGATGCCGGACTGTAACCTGATATACACTGCAGACTGATGCTGGACTGTTACCTGATATACACCGCCGACTGATGCCGGACTGTAACCGGATATACACCACAGACTGATGCTGGACTGTTACCTGATATACACCGCAGACTGATGCCGGACTGTAACCTGATATACACCGCAGACTGATCCCGGACTGTAACCTGACATACACCGCAGACTGATGCTGGACTGTAACCTGATATACACTGCAGACTGATGCTGGACTGTAACCTGATATACACCGCAAACTGATGCCGGACTGTAACCTGAATACACCGCAGACTGATGCCGGACTGTAACCTGATATACACCGCAGACTGATGCCGGACTGTAACCTGATATACACTGCAGACTGATGCCGGACTGTAACCTGATATACACCGCAGACTGATGCCGGACTGTTACCTGGTACACACCGCAGACTGATGCCGTACTGTAACCTGATATACACCGCAGACTGATGCCGGACTGTAACCTGATATACACCGCAGACTTATGCTGTACTGTAACCTGATACACACCGCAGACTGATCCCGGACTGTAACATGATATACACCGCAGACTGATGCCGGACTGTAACCTGATATACACCACAGACTGATGCCGGACTGTGACCTGACATACACCGCAGACTGATGCCGGACTGTAACCTGATACACACCGCAGACTGATGCCGGACTGTAACCTGATATACACCGCAGACTGATGCCGGACTGTTACCTGTTCGGCATCAGTCTGTGGTGTGTATCAGGTTACAGTCCGGCATCAGTCTGCGGTGTATATCAGGTTACAGTCCGGCATCAGCCTGCAGTGTATATCAGGTTACAGTCCGGCATCAGTCTGCGGTGTATATCATGTTACAGTCCGGCATCAGCCTGCGGTGTATATCATGTTACAGTCCGGCATCAGCCTGCGGTGTGTATAAATGTACAGTCCAGCATCAGTCTGCGGTGTGTATCAGGTTACAGTCCGGCATCAGTCTGCGGTGTATATCAGGTTACAGTCCGGCATCAGCCTGCGGTatatggggcaaattcagtataaatcgcaagtagcgattcgtgcagaatttttgctgagcgggcgcatgcgcagcaggccctactgcgcatgtgcctgcattttctgcgggggggggggggggcgcagaaaatacgatcgcctctgcctgtcaatcaggcagaggcggggtgggagggaggcggcaatggagcgttgcgggggcatgcCAGCCCAAATGGTGGGCTGGTACGCGCGTACGGGGGCGtgttgtcacacgcagccgctgcgacagcaAAAATGGCGCCGAGACTCCTGCGGTTGCagctaagctgtgccggcaggCGTCATCCTTAATTTCTACCTCCTGTAATTCCCGACTGTTACCTGGATACATGATATAGACTGCCTGTAATTCTGGACTGTTACCTGTATACACAGTATAGACTGCCTGTAATTCTGGACTGTTACCTGGATACACAGTATAGACTGCCTGTTACCTGAATACACAGTATAGACTGCCTGTAATTCCGGACTGTTACCTGCATACACAGTATAGACTGCCTGTTACCTGAATACATAGTACAGACTGCCTGTAATTCCGGACTGTTACCTGGATACACAGTACAGACTTCCTGTAATTCTGGACTGTTACCTGGATACACAGTATAGACTGCCTGTAATTCCGGACTGTTACCTGGATATACAGTACAGACTGCCTGTTACCTGGATACACAGTACAGACTGCCTGTAATTCCGGACTGTTACCTGGATACACGGTATAGACTGCCTGTAATTCCGGACTGTTACCTGGATACACGGTATAGACTGCCTGTAATTCCAGACTGTTACCTGGATACACAGTATAGACTGCCTGTAATTGTGGACTGTTACCTGCATACACAGTATAGACTGCCTGTAATTCTGGACTGTTACCTGGATACACAGTATAGACTGCCTGTTACCTGAATACACAGTATAGACTGCCTGTAATTCCGGACTGTTACCTGCATACACGATATAGACTGCCTGTTACCTGAATACATAGTACAGACTTCCTGTAATTCTGGACTGTTACCTGGATACACAGTATAGACTGCCTGTAATTCCGGACTGTTACCTGGATATACAGTACAGACTGCCTGTTACCTGGATACACAGTACAGACTGCCTGTAATTCCGGACTGTTACCTGGATACACGATATAGACTGCCTGTTACCTGGATACACGGTACAGACTGCCTGTAATTCCGGATTGTTACCTGGATACACGATATAGACTGCCTGTTACCTGGATACACAGTACAGACTGCCTGTAATTCCGGACTGTTACCTGGATACACGATATAGACTGCCTGTTACCTGGATACACAGTACAGACTTCCTGTAATTCTGGACTGTTACCTGGATACACAGTATAGACTGCCTGTAATTCCGGACTGTTACCTGGATACACGGTACAGACTGCCTGTAATTCCGGACTGttacctgtatatacagtatagactgCCTGTAATTCCGGACTGTTACCTGGATACACAGTACAGACTGCCTGTAATTCCGGACTGttacctgtatatacagtatagactgCCTGTAATTCCGGACTGttacctgtatatacagtatagactgCCTGTAATTCCGGACTGTTACCTGGATACACAGTATAGACTGCCTGTAATTCCGGACTGTTACCTGGATACACAGTATATACTGCCTGTAATTCCGGACTGTTACCTGGATACACAGTATAGACTGCCTGTTACCTGGATACACAGTACAGACTGCCTGTAATTCCGGACTGTTACCTGGATACACAGTATAGACTGCCTGTAATTCCGGACTGTTACCTGGATACACAGTACAGACTGCCTGTAATTCCGGACTGTTACCTGGATACTCAGTATAGACTGCCTGTAATTCCGGACTGTTACCTGTATACACAGTATAGACTGCCTGTAATTCCGGACTGTTACCTGGATACACAGTATAGACTGCCTGTAATTCCGGACTGTTACCTGGATATACCCTGTATGTAATGTTGGAGATGCAGGAGGGGGTGGGGGATGGGTTGGAAGAGACAACTCTTAGAGGTTACTCACACAGCATTCTGTCCAATATATGTGCAAGAAGGGGAAGGTCAGCAGAGCCTTGTTTCCCTCTTTTGGTAAAAGCTCCTCCTTGTACTGGACAAAGTTGGACTCCAGATGGACCATTTTAGGAGCACGGCCATATGCTCTGCAGGAAGAGTAATTAGATGGAAAgatcagagatagatagatagatagatagatagatagatagatagagaaaacAAATACGTTGGGCGAGCAGGTCTTTCCTCACCTTCTCCATTCCATCGGCTCTTTAGGCAGCTGCTGGGTGAGGGTAGAATAAACAGCAGTGAACAAACTCTGGTccccagcacctgaaacacacacactacaccttagTCACATCTAGGCTGGATAATGTCAGTAATAGCCTAAAATACATACAGGGCACTGAGAACAATTATCATTCAAAATCTTTGCAAACACCAAGACTAACACCACACCTGGAGCCACTTATTCCACCAGGctcctacaccggcacctggagacacttattccaccaggatcctacaccggcacctggagCCACTTATTCCACCAGGATCCTGCACCGGCACCTGGAGACACTTATTCCACCAGGATCCTGCACCGGCACCTGGAGCCACTTATTCCACCAGGAtcctacaccggcacctggagCCACTTATTACACCAGGCTTCTACACCGGCACCTGGAGACACTTATTCCACCAAActcctacaccggcacctggagccacttattccaccagactcctacaccggcacctggagccacttattccaccagactcctacaccggcacctggagccacttattccaccaggctcctacaccggcacctggagCCACTTATTCCACAAGActcctacaccggcacctggagCCACTTATTCCACCAGGATCCTACACCGGCACCTAGAGACACTTATTCTACCAGGATCCTGCACCGGCATCTGGAGACACTTATTCCACCAGGATCCTGCACCGGCACCTTGAGACACTTATTCCACCAGGAtcctacaccggcacctggagCCACTTATTCCACCAGGATCCTGCACCGGCACCTTGAGACACTTATTCCACCAGGAtcctacaccggcacctggagCCACTTATTACACCAGGAtcctacaccggcacctggagCCACTTATTACACCAGGAtcctacaccggcacctggagCCACTTATTACACCAGGAtcctacaccggcacctggagccacttattccaccagactcctacaccggcacctggagccacttattccaccaggctcctacaccggcacctggagACACTTATTACACCAGActcctacaccggcacctggagAAACTTATTACACCAGGAtcctacaccggcacctggagccacttattccaccaggatcctacaccggcacctggagCCACTTATTCCACCAGGATCCTGCACCGGCACCAGGAGCCACTTATTCCACCAGGATCCTACACCGGCACCAGGAGCCACTTATTCCACCAGGAtcctacaccggcacctggagacacttattccaccaggatcctacaccggcacctggagACACTTATTCCACCAGGATCCTGCACCGGCACCTGGAGACACTTATTCCACCAGGATCCTGCACCGGCACCTGGAGCCACTTATTCCACCAGGATCCTGCACCGGCACCTGGAGCCACTTATTCCACCAGGctcctacaccggcacctggagCCACTTATTCCACCAGGATCCTGCACCGGCACCTGGAGCCACTTATTCCACCAGGCTCCTACACAGGCACCTGGAGCCACTTATTCCACCAGGCTGCTACACAGGCACCTGGAGCCACTTATTACACCAGGctcctacaccggcacctggagACACTTATTCCACCAGGctcctacaccggcacctggagccacttattccaccaggatcctacaccggcacctggagCCACTTATTCCACCAGGATCCTACACCGGCACCTGTAGCCACTTATTCCACCAGGATCCTGCACCGGCACCTGGAGACACTTATTCCACCAGGAtcctacaccggcacctggagACACTTATTCCACCAGActcctacaccggcacctggagccacttattccaccaggctcctacaccggcacctggagACACTTATTACACCAGGAtcctacaccggcacctggagCCACTTATTACACCAGActcctacaccggcacctggagACACTTATTACACCAGGAtcctacaccggcacctggagccacttattccaccaggatcctgcacggcacctggagccacttattccaccaggatcctgcaccggcacctggagccacttattccaccaggatcctacaccggcacctggagCCACTTATTCCATCAGGAtcctacaccggcacctggagccacttattccaccaggatcctacaccggcacctggagccacttattccaccaggatcctacaccggcacctggagccacttattccaccaggatcctacaccggcacctggagccacttattccaccaggatcctgcaccggcacctggagccacttattccaccaggatcctacaccggcacctggagacacttattccaccaggatcctgcaccggcacctggagccacttattccaccaggatcctgcaccggcacctggagccacttattccaccaggatcctacaccggcacctggagccacttattacaccaggctcctacaccggcacctggagCCACTTATTCCACCAGGATCCTGCACCACACCTGCAGCCACTTATTCCACCAGGATCCTACACCAGCACCTGGAGCCACTTATTCCACCAGGCTCCTACACAGGCACCTGGAGCCACTTATTACACCAGGctcctacaccggcacctggagccacttattccaccaggatcctacaccggcacctggagacacttattccaccaggatcctacaccggcacctggagCCACTTATTCCACCAGGATCCTGCACCGGCACCTGGAGACACTTATTCCACCAGGAtcctacaccggcacctggagccacttattccaccagactcctacaccggcacctggagccacttattcaaccaggctcctacaccggcacctggagACACTTATTACACCAGGAtcctacaccggcacctggagCCACTTATTACACCAGACTCCTACACCAGCACCTGGAGACACTTATTACACCAGGAtcctacaccggcacctggagccacttattccaccaggatcctgcagcggcacctggagccacttattccaccaggatcctacaccggcacctggagCCACTTATTCCATCAGGAtcctacaccggcacctggagccacttattccaccaggatcctacaccggcacctggagccacttattccaccaggatcctacaccggcacctggagccacttattccaccaggatcctacaccggcacctggagccacttattccaccaggatcctgcaccggcacctggagccacttattccaccaggctcctacaccggcacctggagccacttattccaccaggctcctacaccggcacctggagccacttagtccaccaggctcctacaccggcacctggagccacttattacaccaggctcctacaccggcacctgtagccacttattccaccaggatcctgcaccggcacctggagccacttattccaccaggatcctgcaccggcacctggagccacttattccaccaggatcctgcaccggcacctggagccacttattacaccaggctcctacaccggcacctggagccatttattccaccaggatcctgcaccggcacctggagccacttattccaccaggatcctgcaccggcacctggagccacttattacaccaggctcctacaccggcacctggagACACTTAGTCCACCAGGCTCCCACACCGGCACCTGGAGCCACTTATTCCACCAGGAtcctacaccggcacctggagccacttattccaccaggatcctacaccggcacctggagccacttattccaccaggatcctacaccggcacctggagccacttattacaccaggctcctacaccggcacctgtagccacttattccaccaggatcctgcaccggcacctggagccacttattccaccaggatcctgcaccggcacctggagccacttattccaccaggatcctgcaccggcacctggagccacttattacaccaggctcctacaccggcacctggagacacttattccaccaggatcctgcaccggcacctggagccacttattccaccaggatcctgaaccggcacctggagccacttattacaccaggctcctacaccggcacctggagacacttattggccctacaca encodes:
- the LOC135050410 gene encoding trafficking protein particle complex subunit 10-like is translated as MEGAEPGETGNEDPGVVYTMENKPIVTCAGDQSLFTAVYSTLTQQLPKEPMEWRRAYGRAPKMVHLESNFVQYKEELLPKEGNKALLTFPFLHIYWTECCVSNL